One part of the Kryptolebias marmoratus isolate JLee-2015 linkage group LG13, ASM164957v2, whole genome shotgun sequence genome encodes these proteins:
- the LOC108233865 gene encoding neuferricin, which yields MLSYALVAVLSILFAVLFVPRDWSVLSGPKPPQGPLAARLLLSRRELAQYDGEEGSRGLYLAILGRVFDVSKGHKHYGPGGAYHFMAGRDASLAFITGDFTERGLTDDVSSLSPLQVVALFDWLAFYQREYKSVGMLIGRFYNETGQPTEALVNVEGLLAEGRHLKAQSEAEKVRLPPCNSEWSTNRGGRVWCSPKSGGVIREWTGVPRRFFSPASSGVQCVCVKDASTAEEDPNLQKYDSCPAHADSCFVGEH from the exons ATGCTAAGCTATGCGTTGGTCGCGGTTTTATCCATTCTGTTCGCGGTGCTGTTCGTCCCTCGCGACTGGTCCGTCCTATCAGGACCGAAACCTCCGCAGGGGCCCCTGGCTGCGCGGCTCCTCCTGAGCAGACGTGAATTGGCCCAGTACGACGGGGAGGAAGGCAGCAGGGGCCTTTACCTGGCCATACTGGGGCGTGTGTTTGATGTAAGCAAGGGCCACAAACATTATGGCCCCGGTGGTGCTTATCACTTTATGGCAG GCAGAGATGCCTCACTGGCCTTCATCACCGGAGACTTCACAGAGCGGGGCCTGACAGATGATGTGTCCAGCCTGTCTCCTCTGCAAGTGGTGGCTCTTTTTGACTGGCTGGCCTTCTACCAGAGAGAATATAAAAGTGTTG GGATGTTAATAGGCCGGTTCTATAATGAAACTGGGCAGCCTACAGAGGCCTTGGTGAACGTGGAGGGATTGCTAGCAGAAGGGCGTCACCTGAAGGCCCAGTCTGAGGCTGAGAAGGTACGACTCCCACCCTGTAACTCAGAGTGGAGCACTAACAGAGGGGGGAGAGTCTGGTGCTCCCCTAAGAG TGGCGGAGTGATCAGAGAGTGGACAGGTGTGCCGCGAAGGTTCTTCTCTCCAGCTTCCAGCGgggttcagtgtgtgtgtgttaaagatGCATCCACAGCGGAGGAAGATCCCAACCTGCAGAAATACGACAGCTGCCCTGCACACGCGGACTCGTGCTTTGTGGGAGAACACTGA
- the ankfy1 gene encoding rabankyrin-5, whose amino-acid sequence MAEEEVAKLQKHLALLRQEYVKMQQKLADTERRCAVLAAQTSDQGSSSSVTADTFVSRLLDFVANLYQQEHYSDLKIKVAAEQYFAHKFVLAARSDVWSLTNLASTSELDLSDCKPEVAMAMLRWAYTDELELCEDDAFLVDLMKLANRFQLQLLRERCEKGVMSSVNVRNCIRFYQTAEELNATTLMNYCGEIIASHWDDLRKEDFSTMSAQLLYKMIKSKTEYPLHKAIKVEREDVVFLFLIEMDSQLPGKLNELDNNGDLALDLALCRKLEGIATTLANNKADVDMVDQSGWSLLHKAIQRGDEFASIFLVRHSAQVNASTVGAVETPLHLACSFSPKKHSVEVMNSMARIAEALLKAGANLNMQNSRGRTPLHEAVASGNEAVFNQLLQCKQLDLELKDHEGSTALWLALQHITMSSDPSVNPFEDDAPVVNGTSFDENGFAAQLIKRGSNPDAHDTATGSCLMQRAAAAGNEAAALFLATHGAKVNHVNKWGESPLHTACRCGLASLTAELLQQGANPNLQTQKALPDDAHGVALQTPLHMAIAHNHPDVVSVILEQKANALHATNNLQIIPDFSLKDSMDQTVLGLALWTGMHTIAAQLLGSGASINDTMSNGQTLLHMAIQRQDSKSALFLLEHQADINVRTQEGHTALQLAISNQLPLVVDAICTRGADMSVMDDKGDPPLWLALENGLEDIASTLVRHGCDASCWNVGPSGCLQTLLHRAVDENNEVSACFLIRSGCDVNSPRRPGPNGEGDEEARDGQTPLHLASSWGLEEVVQCLLEFGANVNAQDAEGRAPIHTAISNQHNVIIQLLISHPDIRLNIRDRQGMTPFACAMTHKNNKAAEAILKREPGAAEQVDNKGRNFLHVAVQNSDIESVLFLISVQANVNSRVQDSAKLTPLHLAVQAGSEIIVRNLLLAGAKVNELTKHRQTALHLAAQQDLATICSVLLENGIDFAAEDENGNNALHLAVMQGRLNNVRTLLTESNIDAEAFNLRGQSPMHVLGQYGKENAAAIFELFLECMPEYPLDKPDNEGNTVLLLAYMKGNANLCRAIVRAGARLGVTNNQGINIFNYQVATKQLLFRLLDMLTKEPPWCDGSNCYECAAKFGVTTRKHHCRHCGRLLCHKCSLKEMPIIKFDLNKPVRVCEMCFDVLTLGGVS is encoded by the exons ACTGCAAACCTGAAGTAGCCATGGCCATGCTGCGCTGGGCGTACACAGACGAGTTGGAACTCTGCGAGGATGATGCCTTTCTTGTTGACCTGATGAAGCTGGCCAACCGCTTCCAGCTTCAGCTGCTCCGAGAGAG GTGTGAAAAGGGTGTGATGTCATCGGTGAATGTCAGGAACTGCATTCGCTTCTACCAAACAGCTGAGGAGCTAAATGCCACCACCCTAATGAACTACTGTGGGGAGATCATAGCCAGTCACTGG GATGATCTACGGAAAGAAGATTTCAGTACCATGAGTGCCCAACTTCTGTACAAGATGATCAAATCTAAAACAGAATATCCTCTCCATAAAGCCATCAAAGTGGAGCGTGAAGACGTGGTCTTTTTGTTCCTCATTGAGATGGATTCACAG TTACCGGGCAAGTTAAACGAACTGGACAATAATGGTGACCTTGCACTGGACCTAGCGCTCTGCCGTAAACTGGAAGGCATCGCCACCACGCTAGCCAACAACAAAGCTGATGTGGACATGGTAGACCAGAGTGGCTGGAGCCTCCTGCATAAAGCCATCCAAAGAG GTGACGAATTTGCCTCCATCTTCCTGGTTCGCCACTCAGCTCAGGTGAATGCATCCACAGTGGGGGCGGTGGAAACCCCACTTCACTTGGCCTGCTCGTTCAGCCCCAAGAAACACTCTGTGGAGGTGATGAACAGCATGGCACGAATCGCGGAGGCTCTGCTCAAAGCTGGAGCCAACCTTAACATGCAGAACAGCAGGGGCAG GACTCCTTTGCATGAAGCTGTGGCCTCAGGAAATGAGGCGGTGTTCAACCAGCTGCTGCAGTGCAAACA GCTCGACCTGGAGCTGAAGGACCATGAGGGCAGCACAGCTCTGTGGCTGGCACTGCAGCACATCACCATGTCTTCGGACCCTTCGGTAAACCCATTCGAGGACGATGCACCAGTTGTGAACGGCACCTCGTTTGACGAGAACGGCTTCGCAGCTCAGCTCATTAAGAGAGGAAGCAATCCCGATGCCCATGACACTGCCACAG GAAGCTGCCTTATGCAAAGAGCCGCTGCGGCGGGCAACGAGGCAGCTGCTCTTTTCTTAGCAACTCATGGGGCAAAGGTCAACCATGTCAACAAATGG GGTGAGAGCCCCCTCCATACAGCGTGTCGGTGCGGCCTGGCCAGCCTGACGGCCGAGCTGCTCCAGCAGGGGGCCAACCCTAACCTTCAGACCCAGAAGGCTCTGCCTGACGACGCCCACGGCGTGGCTCTGCAGACCCCGCTCCACATGGCCATCGCTCACAACCACCCAGATGTTGTCTCTGTCATCTTGGAGCAAAAAG CCAATGCACTTCATGCCACCAACAACTTGCAGATCATTCCAGACTTCAGTCTCAAAGACTCCATGGACCAGACCGTCCTGGGCTTGGCCCTGTGGACAG GTATGCACACTATAGCAGCTCAGCTACTGGGCTCAGGGGCTTCTATCAACGACACCATGTCCAACGGACAAACCCTTCTACACATGGCCATCCAAAGACAGGACAGCAAGAGTGCCCTTTTTCTTCTCGAACATCAGGCAGACATCAACGTCAG AACCCAGGAGGGACACACAGCACTGCAGCTGGCCATCAGTAACCAGCTGCCACTGGTGGTAGATGCCATTTGCACAAGAGGGGCTGATATGTCGGTGATGGATGACAAAGGGGACCCTCCGCTGTGGCTGGCCCTGGAGAATGGCCTGGAAGATATCGCATCTACTCtg GTCCGACATGGATGTGACGCCTCCTGTTGGAACGTCGGGCCCTCCGGCTGCCTGCAGACTCTCCTCCACAGAGCCGTCGATGAGAACAACGAGGTCTCTGCTTGCTTCCTCATTCGCAG CGGTTGTGACGTGAACAGCCCCAGGCGGCCCGGTCCGAACGGGGAAGGAGATGAAGAAGCCCGAGATGGACAAACACCCCTCCACCTGGCAAGCAGCTGGGGACTGGAGGAGGTGGTGCAGTGCCTTCTAGAGTTTGGAGCTAATGTTAATGCACAG GATGCAGAAGGCAGAGCTCCCATCCACACTGCCATTAGCAACCAGCACAACGTCATCATACAGCTGCTCATTTCTCATCCAGACATCCGGCTCAACATTCGCGATCGCCAAGGAATGACTCCGTTTGCCTGCGCCATGACGCACAAAAACAATAAGGCTGCGGAGGCTATCCTCAAGAGggagccaggtgctgctgagcAG GTTGACAACAAAGGGCGGAATTTCCTCCATGTGGCTGTTCAAAACTCAGATATTGAGAGTGTCCTGTTTCTCATCAGTGTCCAAGCTAATGTGAACTCCAGGGTTCAGGATTCAGCCAAACTCACTCCGCTCCACCTGGCTGTGCAGGCTGGCTCTGAGATCATTGTCCGCAACCTG TTGCTTGCTGGAGCCAAAGTAAATGAGCTAACCAAACACAGGCAGACGGCATTACATTTGGCCGCGCAGCAGGACCTGGCCACtatttgttctgtgttgttggAGAACGGCATAGATTTTGCTGCTGAGGATGAGAATGGCAATAATG CTCTGCATCTGGCTGTGATGCAGGGTCGCCTTAACAATGTCAGAACCCTTCTCACGGAGTCCAACATTGACGCTGAAGCCTTCAATCTCAG GGGTCAGTCACCAATGCACGTACTAGGTCAGTATGGCAAAGAAAACGCAGCTGCCATTTTTGAGCTGTTCCTGGAGTGCATGCCTGAATACCCTCTAGACAAACCAGACAACGAAGGGAACACTG ttctgcTCCTGGCCTATATGAAAGGAAATGCCAATCTGTGCCGTGCCATTGTGAGGGCTGGGGCTCGACTGGGAGTCACTAATAATCAGGGCATCAACATCTTCAACTATCAAGTCGCAACCAAACAGTTGCTCTTCCGCCTTCTGG ATATGCTGACCAAAGAGCCCCCTTGGTGTGACGGGTCCAACTGCTACGAATGTGCTGCAAAGTTTGGTGTTACAACACGGAAGCATCACTG CCGCCATTGTGGGCGCCTGCTGTGCCACAAGTGCTCACTGAAGGAGATGCCCATCATCAAGTTTGATTTGAACAAACCCGTGCGAGTGTGTGAAATGTGCTTTGATGTATTAACTCTGGGCGGCGTGTCTTAG